One genomic segment of Hymenobacter psoromatis includes these proteins:
- a CDS encoding carbohydrate deacetylase yields the protein MQKKLIINCDDFGWDAPATQAILELGAAGQVSSTTVMANFAHDADLRALQKLASPTLSVGLHLTLNAGQPLSAAAAVPSLVDKDGQFYSSSQLWQRYLRGQVRRADLKTEIAAQLHRLAAAGLPPSHADSHQHLHQYPLLGPALLSILRELGVRRVRRLTAAGRLDGRGLVLQAFALSSRPALRGLATPGALVSTFSTEPASASSFRRGVGAAFRQAEVVEFMSHPGLNERPGSPLMRVPEYEFWRGGEARELLRELGGEMVSYAAV from the coding sequence ATGCAGAAAAAGCTCATCATCAACTGCGACGACTTTGGCTGGGACGCGCCTGCCACCCAGGCCATTCTGGAGCTGGGCGCGGCCGGGCAGGTGAGCAGCACCACCGTGATGGCCAACTTCGCCCACGATGCCGACCTGCGCGCGCTGCAAAAGCTGGCCTCCCCTACCCTCTCCGTGGGCCTGCACCTGACCCTGAACGCCGGCCAGCCGCTAAGCGCCGCCGCGGCCGTACCCTCCTTGGTGGATAAAGACGGGCAGTTTTATTCATCCAGCCAGCTGTGGCAGCGCTACCTGCGCGGCCAGGTGCGGCGGGCGGACTTGAAGACCGAAATAGCCGCCCAGCTGCACCGCCTGGCCGCCGCCGGCCTACCCCCCTCGCACGCCGACAGCCACCAGCACCTGCACCAGTATCCGCTGCTGGGGCCGGCGCTGCTGAGCATCTTGCGCGAGCTGGGCGTGCGCCGGGTGCGCCGCCTCACGGCCGCCGGCCGGCTCGACGGCCGCGGGCTGGTGCTGCAAGCCTTCGCGCTCAGCAGCCGCCCGGCCCTGCGCGGCCTGGCCACGCCGGGCGCGCTGGTGAGCACGTTTTCGACCGAGCCGGCCAGCGCGTCGAGCTTCCGGCGGGGGGTAGGGGCCGCGTTCCGGCAGGCCGAGGTGGTGGAGTTCATGAGCCACCCCGGCCTGAACGAGCGCCCCGGCTCGCCGCTGATGCGGGTGCCGGAATACGAGTTCTGGCGCGGCGGCGAGGCGCGGGAGCTGCTGCGCGAGTTGGGTGGAGAAATGGTGAGTTACGCGGCGGTGTAG
- a CDS encoding glycosyltransferase family 2 protein codes for MLALATPTANTAFAGLISVVAPVYNEVDTVAQLVRRVAAVMQEHGYDYELILVNDGSTDSSWQLLRELATHDSHLVAIDLAGNYGQTLSLRAGFAQARGEVIIAMDGDLQHDPAYIPQFISLINEGYDMVGGAKAKRPEGPIATALATTAHGIIRRLSGVQLRYFGATYKAYRSYLVKNAEMLGDAHRFLGALVARKNLRYCEFPIEIHERQFGQSNYKISKLFYVILDLFILRFFIVHGRKPFRLFGLAGLLSLLTGGVLAGQFLIRSVFFGLNIEARYPLEFIFSLFLLMAGIFLLCFGVLAEIGMYNYYSRRSRKPYVVRHLATSGG; via the coding sequence ATGCTCGCCCTCGCCACGCCCACCGCCAATACCGCCTTCGCCGGCCTCATCTCGGTCGTCGCGCCGGTATATAATGAGGTAGATACCGTGGCCCAGCTCGTGCGCCGGGTGGCGGCCGTGATGCAAGAGCACGGCTACGACTACGAGCTTATTCTGGTCAACGATGGCAGCACCGACAGCAGCTGGCAGCTGCTGCGCGAGCTGGCTACCCACGACAGCCACCTGGTAGCCATCGACCTGGCCGGCAACTACGGCCAGACGCTGAGCCTGCGCGCCGGCTTCGCCCAGGCCCGCGGCGAGGTCATCATCGCCATGGACGGCGACTTGCAGCACGACCCGGCCTACATCCCGCAGTTTATCAGCCTCATCAACGAGGGCTACGACATGGTGGGCGGGGCCAAAGCCAAGCGCCCCGAAGGCCCCATTGCCACGGCGCTGGCCACCACGGCGCACGGCATCATCCGGCGCTTGTCGGGGGTGCAGCTGCGCTATTTTGGGGCTACTTACAAAGCCTACCGCAGCTATTTGGTCAAAAACGCCGAGATGCTCGGCGATGCCCACCGCTTTCTGGGCGCGCTGGTAGCCCGCAAAAACCTGCGCTACTGCGAGTTTCCGATTGAGATTCACGAGCGGCAGTTTGGGCAGAGCAACTACAAGATTAGCAAGCTCTTCTACGTCATTCTGGACCTGTTTATCCTGCGTTTTTTCATCGTGCACGGGCGCAAGCCGTTCCGGCTGTTTGGCCTGGCGGGCCTGCTGAGTTTGCTGACGGGCGGCGTGCTGGCGGGGCAGTTTCTCATCCGCTCGGTATTCTTCGGGCTCAATATCGAAGCCCGCTACCCCCTCGAATTTATCTTCAGCCTGTTCCTGCTCATGGCCGGCATTTTCCTGCTCTGCTTCGGCGTGCTGGCCGAAATCGGGATGTATAACTACTACTCGCGGCGCTCGCGCAAGCCATACGTGGTGCGGCATTTGGCTACGTCAGGGGGGTAG
- a CDS encoding penicillin-binding transpeptidase domain-containing protein: MQYLEGRRYVVLAIFTLVGLLFASRLFYLQVLDDSYKTAADRNTLQRQVQVPYRGVIYDRHDSLLVSNTPVYDLMVVPREVKHLDSARFCEVMQMPIEDLRLGLSAARAYSRVRPSPMMQNLSTPELAAINDHLISFPGFRVQVRLARAYRTQNLAHALGYVGPITPKLLEAPKYAHYTPGENVGIAGLESFYEPILMGQRGVKYRLVNVRGIDKGPFRGGEFDTLSQAGRDLHLSIDSELQAYGEKLLAGRRGSIVAVDPKTGEILCFVSAPHFAPQMLTGKGMGNRYMDLLRNPERPLFDRPLMATYPPGSVFKLVNELVAMQLGVVSPSTGFPCNQDLVHCTHRHEYPSNVTIAIKQSCNPYFYQVMRAAVLRGQSRNAFEDARLGLGQWQKMVKSFGLGEKLGVDLGHEKRGLIPSPEYYDKLRGYHHWNFKTVYSLSIGQGEIGITGLQMANVLATIANRGYYYAPHFVRSIGNSGQPLPEFRQRHYTAVDTALFKYIIPGMQQVVDGRGGTGSFASLAQYGISVAGKTGTVQNPHGLDHSTFAAFAPANNPRIAIVVFIENMGFGGTFAAPTAGLMMEKYLRGKVAPGRKRWEDWVMYGRPLAGHH, translated from the coding sequence ATGCAATACCTGGAGGGCCGCCGCTACGTAGTACTGGCGATTTTTACGCTGGTCGGGCTGCTGTTTGCCAGCCGGCTCTTCTACCTGCAAGTGCTGGACGACTCGTACAAGACGGCTGCCGACCGCAATACCTTGCAGCGGCAGGTGCAGGTGCCCTACCGGGGCGTCATCTACGACCGCCATGATTCGCTGCTGGTGTCCAACACGCCCGTCTACGACCTCATGGTGGTGCCCCGCGAGGTGAAGCACCTCGATTCGGCCCGGTTTTGCGAGGTAATGCAGATGCCCATCGAGGACCTGCGCCTGGGCCTGAGCGCCGCCAGGGCGTACTCGCGGGTGCGGCCCTCGCCCATGATGCAAAACCTGAGCACGCCCGAGCTGGCGGCTATTAATGACCACCTGATTAGCTTTCCGGGCTTCCGGGTGCAGGTGCGGCTGGCCCGCGCCTACCGCACCCAAAACCTGGCCCACGCCCTGGGCTACGTGGGCCCCATCACGCCTAAGCTGCTCGAAGCGCCCAAGTACGCCCACTACACCCCTGGCGAAAACGTGGGCATTGCGGGCCTGGAATCGTTTTATGAGCCCATCCTGATGGGCCAGCGCGGGGTGAAATATCGGCTGGTGAACGTGCGCGGCATCGACAAAGGCCCGTTTCGGGGCGGCGAGTTCGACACGCTTTCGCAGGCCGGGCGGGACTTGCACCTCAGTATTGACTCGGAATTGCAAGCCTACGGCGAGAAGCTGCTGGCCGGCCGGCGCGGCTCCATTGTGGCCGTAGACCCCAAGACGGGCGAAATCCTGTGCTTCGTATCGGCCCCGCACTTCGCGCCCCAGATGCTGACCGGCAAGGGCATGGGCAACCGCTACATGGACCTGCTGCGCAATCCCGAGCGCCCGCTCTTCGACCGCCCCCTGATGGCGACCTACCCCCCCGGCTCGGTCTTTAAGTTGGTGAACGAGCTGGTAGCCATGCAGTTGGGCGTAGTGAGCCCGAGCACGGGCTTTCCGTGTAACCAGGACCTAGTCCACTGCACTCACCGCCACGAGTACCCCAGCAATGTCACCATCGCCATCAAGCAGAGCTGCAACCCGTATTTCTACCAAGTAATGCGGGCGGCGGTGCTGCGCGGGCAGTCGCGCAACGCCTTCGAGGACGCCCGGCTGGGCCTGGGCCAGTGGCAGAAAATGGTAAAATCCTTCGGGCTGGGCGAAAAGCTGGGGGTAGACCTGGGCCACGAGAAGCGCGGCCTCATCCCCTCGCCCGAATACTACGATAAGCTCCGGGGCTACCACCACTGGAACTTCAAGACGGTGTACTCGCTCAGCATTGGGCAGGGCGAAATCGGCATCACGGGCCTGCAAATGGCCAATGTGCTAGCTACCATTGCCAATCGGGGCTACTACTACGCGCCGCATTTTGTGCGTAGCATCGGCAACAGCGGCCAGCCGCTGCCCGAGTTTCGGCAGCGCCACTATACGGCCGTAGACACGGCGCTCTTCAAGTATATTATTCCGGGAATGCAGCAGGTGGTGGACGGCCGCGGCGGCACCGGCAGCTTCGCCAGCCTGGCCCAGTATGGCATTTCGGTGGCCGGCAAAACCGGTACCGTGCAGAACCCGCACGGCCTCGACCACTCCACCTTCGCCGCCTTTGCCCCGGCCAATAATCCCAGAATCGCCATCGTCGTTTTTATCGAAAACATGGGCTTTGGCGGCACCTTCGCCGCCCCTACCGCCGGCCTGATGATGGAGAAGTACCTGCGCGGCAAAGTGGCCCCCGGCCGCAAGCGCTGGGAAGACTGGGTGATGTATGGCCGCCCCCTGGCCGGGCATCATTGA
- the rodA gene encoding rod shape-determining protein RodA: MSPPTPRSSRNLDWPLLLLYLVLVGLGWVAVYAASYSPEAPAHPFSALSFSELMAFNWFKQLIWMGTAVLLIVVLLVVDYKAYDALAYPLYGGMIVLLLITLVVARPIAGSRSWLEFGPVRLQPAEFAKFTTALAASRFMAGINLRNQNWRDQAVLAGLTLLPVLLILASNETGQALVFGALLLAYFREGMSPIILLLLAAGGIILLLALLVPKLWLVGGFTVVLGVAFLLNSRLWRHHLPLSLGAWALVIGMVFGVDFFFNKVLQPHQRQRIEMLIDPGKDPLGKGWNVTQSKIALGSGGWLGKGFLQGTQTKFDFVPEQSTDFIFCTVGEEWGWTGCLVIIGLYLTLLWRILLVAERQKSVFGRTYGYCAASILFVHFTVNLGMTMGLMPVVGIPLPFFSYGGSSLWSFTILVFTLLALDAHRKQDLVR; encoded by the coding sequence ATGTCGCCCCCTACCCCCCGCTCTTCCCGCAACCTCGACTGGCCGCTGCTGCTGCTCTACCTGGTGCTGGTGGGCCTGGGCTGGGTGGCGGTGTATGCGGCCAGCTATTCGCCCGAGGCCCCGGCCCACCCATTTTCCGCGCTCAGCTTTTCGGAGCTGATGGCCTTCAACTGGTTCAAGCAGCTCATCTGGATGGGCACGGCCGTGCTACTCATCGTGGTGCTGCTAGTGGTTGATTATAAGGCGTATGATGCGCTGGCCTACCCCCTCTACGGTGGCATGATAGTGCTGCTGCTGATTACGCTCGTCGTGGCGCGGCCCATTGCGGGCTCGCGCTCGTGGCTGGAGTTTGGGCCGGTGCGCCTGCAGCCGGCCGAATTTGCTAAGTTCACCACGGCGTTGGCAGCCTCGCGCTTTATGGCCGGCATCAACCTGCGCAACCAGAACTGGCGCGACCAGGCCGTGCTGGCCGGCCTCACGCTGCTGCCGGTGCTGCTGATTCTGGCCTCTAACGAGACGGGGCAGGCACTGGTGTTCGGGGCGTTGCTGCTGGCGTATTTCCGCGAGGGTATGTCGCCGATTATTCTGCTGCTGCTGGCGGCGGGCGGTATCATTCTGCTGCTGGCGCTGCTGGTGCCCAAGCTGTGGCTGGTGGGCGGCTTCACGGTGGTGCTGGGAGTCGCGTTTCTGCTCAATTCGCGGTTGTGGCGGCACCACTTGCCGCTGAGCCTCGGGGCCTGGGCGCTGGTGATTGGGATGGTATTCGGGGTTGACTTTTTCTTCAATAAGGTGTTGCAGCCCCACCAGCGGCAGCGCATCGAAATGCTTATTGACCCTGGCAAAGACCCGCTGGGCAAGGGCTGGAACGTGACGCAGAGCAAAATCGCGCTCGGCTCGGGCGGCTGGCTGGGCAAAGGCTTCCTGCAAGGCACCCAAACCAAGTTCGACTTCGTGCCCGAGCAGAGCACCGACTTCATCTTCTGCACCGTGGGCGAGGAGTGGGGCTGGACGGGCTGCCTGGTCATTATCGGCCTCTACCTCACGCTTTTGTGGCGCATCCTGCTGGTGGCCGAGCGCCAAAAATCCGTATTCGGCCGCACCTACGGCTACTGCGCGGCCAGCATCCTATTCGTGCACTTTACCGTGAACCTGGGCATGACGATGGGCCTGATGCCGGTGGTAGGCATTCCGCTGCCCTTTTTCAGCTACGGGGGCTCCTCGCTATGGTCATTCACGATACTGGTTTTCACCCTATTGGCGCTGGATGCCCACCGCAAGCAGGACTTGGTGCGGTAG
- a CDS encoding 2Fe-2S iron-sulfur cluster-binding protein, which translates to MPLLTLANLPAPPLEVPAGRTVLAAIHAAGHAWWHACGAKGRCTTCRVRVLAGAEFLTPPTPAELRYRAAGRLGEAERLACQARVS; encoded by the coding sequence ATGCCCTTGCTGACCCTTGCTAACCTGCCTGCCCCGCCTCTGGAAGTGCCCGCCGGCCGCACGGTGCTAGCTGCCATTCACGCGGCGGGCCACGCCTGGTGGCACGCCTGCGGGGCCAAGGGCCGCTGCACCACCTGCCGGGTGCGGGTGCTGGCCGGTGCCGAGTTCCTTACCCCACCCACGCCGGCTGAGCTACGCTACCGCGCCGCCGGCCGCCTCGGCGAAGCCGAGCGCCTGGCCTGCCAAGCCAGAGTCAGTTGA
- a CDS encoding thymidine kinase: MFTEPRRHADFPRHRGWLEVICGSMFSGKTEELIRRLTRARIARQRVEIFKPALDTRYHAQDVVSHNQNSIRSTPVQSPAEILLLAGGSTDVVGIDEAQFFDESLVDVCRQLADNGVRVIVAGLDMDYRGRPFGPLPALLATAEFVTKVHAVCVCCGELAAYSYRIVASEKQVLLGETDSYEARCRPCFLAGDSIKVVHKEQLTMNKEG, encoded by the coding sequence TTGTTTACTGAGCCCCGCCGCCACGCCGACTTTCCGCGCCACCGGGGCTGGCTGGAAGTCATTTGCGGCTCCATGTTTTCGGGTAAAACCGAGGAGCTGATTCGCCGCCTCACCCGCGCCCGCATTGCGCGGCAGCGGGTCGAGATTTTCAAGCCCGCCCTCGATACCCGCTACCACGCCCAAGACGTGGTGAGCCACAACCAAAATAGTATCCGCTCGACGCCGGTGCAGTCGCCGGCCGAAATCCTGCTGCTGGCCGGCGGTAGCACCGACGTGGTGGGCATCGACGAAGCCCAGTTCTTTGACGAAAGCCTGGTGGACGTGTGCCGACAGCTGGCCGATAACGGGGTGCGCGTCATCGTGGCCGGGCTCGATATGGACTACCGCGGCCGGCCCTTCGGCCCCCTGCCGGCGCTGCTGGCCACCGCCGAGTTTGTGACCAAAGTACACGCCGTGTGCGTGTGCTGCGGCGAACTGGCCGCCTACTCCTACCGCATCGTGGCCAGCGAAAAGCAGGTGCTGCTGGGCGAAACCGACAGCTACGAGGCCCGCTGCCGCCCCTGCTTCCTGGCCGGCGACAGCATTAAAGTAGTGCACAAGGAGCAGTTAACAATGAATAAGGAAGGGTAG